A stretch of the Lolium perenne isolate Kyuss_39 chromosome 3, Kyuss_2.0, whole genome shotgun sequence genome encodes the following:
- the LOC127341236 gene encoding uncharacterized protein, with protein sequence MQPELNLPAPPSTGLDCLSHSPPAQRQVLPRPAEIFQPHLHADHTASSLVLYHSPTHVASSVAPFTTGDGTCRSLAPTCDSSGSATNLVGAEPTLSIMEPLETIAQSLGSTTATTLDDDANSFFTGAMLSSSYDGGSYSTPMRKKNLPFCGTTYEPKCNDELQPKIGMEFDSWENGEHSTHGMLMRLGFLYEQEHNT encoded by the exons ATGCAGCCGGAGCTCAACCTACCGGCGCCGCCTAGCACAGGGCTGGACTGCCTCTCGCATTCTCCTCCGGCACAGCGTCAAGTGCTGCCACGACCTGCGGAGATATTCCAGCCGCATCTCCACGCCGACCACACGGCCTCATCTCTGGTTTTGTACCACTCGCCGACACATGTCGCATCGTCTGTGGCTCCATTCACCACCGGAGACGGAACCTGTAGAAGCCTCGCGCCGACGTGCGATTCCTCGGGGAGTGCCACAAATCTTGTTGGAGCTGAGCCTACTTTG TCTATCATGGAGCCATTGGAAACTATTGCTCAGAGCTTAGGGTCAACGACGGCCACGACGCTTGACGACGATGCCAACAGTTTTTTCACG GGTGCAATGTTGTCCAGTTCATATGACGGAGGTAGCTACAGCACACCCATGAGAAAAAAAAACCTGCCATTTTGT GGAACGACGTATGAGCCTAAATGCAATGATGAATTGCAGCCCAAAATTGGCATGGAATTTGATAGCTGGGAAAATGGCGAGCATTCTACACACGGTATGCTCATGAGGTTGGGTTTTCTGTACGAACAGGAACACAACACTTAG